The genomic DNA tttatcataaatgggtgttgaactttgtcaaaagctttctctgcatctcttgagatgatcatatgcgttttctccttcagttttttaatatggtgtatcacattgattgatttgcatatactgaagaatccttgcattcctaggataaaccccacttggtcataatACGTAATCCTTTTAacgtactgttggattctgtttgctaggattttgttgaggatttttgcgtctatgttcatcagtgatattggcctgtagttttccttctttgtgacatctttgtctggttctggtatcagagtgatggtggcctcgtagaatgagtgtgggggtgttcctcccactgctatattttcgaagagtctgtgaagaataggtgttagctcttctctaaatgtttgatagaatttgcctgtgaagccatctggtcctgggtttttgtttgttggaagattttaaatcacagtttcaatttcagtgcttgtgattggactgttcatattttctatttcttcctgattcagtctcggaacgttgtgcatttctaagaatttgtccatttcttccaggttgtccattttattggcatagagttgcttttagtaatctctgatgatcctttgtatttctgcagtgtcagttgttacttctcctttttcatttctaattctattgatttgagtcttctccctttttttctcgatgagtctggctaatggtttatcaattttgtttatcttctcaaagaaccagcttttggttttattgatctttgctatcatttccttaatttttttcatttatttctgatctgatctttatgattcatttccttctgctaagtgtggggtttttagttcttctttctctaattgctttatgtgtaaggttaggttgtgtatttgaaatgttctttcttgaggtaggattgtattgctataagcttccatcctagaactgcttttgctgcatcccataggttttggttcatcgtcttttcattgtcatttgtttctacgtactttttgatttcctctttgatttcttcagtgatctcctggttatttagtagtgtattgtttaacctccatgtgtttgtatttcttacagattttttcctgtaattgatatctagtctcatagtgttgtggtcggaaaagatacttgatacgattttaaatttcttaaatttaccaaggcttgatttgtgacccaagatatgatctatcctggagaatgttccatgagcacttgagaagaatgtgtattctgttgttttttgatgggatgtcctgtaaatatcaattaagtccatttgtttaatgtatcatttaaagcttgtgtttccttatttattttcattttggaggatctgtccattggtgaaagtggggtgttactgTCCCCTACTACGGTtgggttactgttgatttccccttttatggctgttagtatttgacttatgtagtgaggtgctcctatgttgggtgcgtaaatatttacaattgttatatcttcttcttggattgatcccttgatcattatgtagtgtccttctttgtctcttgtaatagtttttgttttaaagtctattttgtctgatatgagaattgctactccagctttcttttgatttccatttgcatggagtatctttttccatcccctcacttgcagtctgtatgtgtccctaggtctgaagcgggtctcttgtagacagcatatatacgggtcttgtttttgtattcattcagccaatgtatgtcttttgcttggagcatttaatccatttacatttaaggtaattatcgatatgtatattcctgttaccattttgttaattgttttgggttgttttttattgtagatcttttccctctcttgtgtttcttgcccagagaagttcctttagcatttgttgtaaagctggtttggtgctgctgaattctcttagcttttgttgtctgtaaagcatttaatttctccttcaaatctgaatgagatccttgctgggtagagtaatcttggttgtaggtttttttctttcatcactttaaatatgtcctgccactcccttctggcttccatagtttctgctggaagatcagctgtttacattatggggattcccttatgtgttacttgtcgtttttgccttgctgcttttaatatttgttctttgtatttaatttttgatagtttgattaatacgtgtcttggcgtgtttcttcttggatttatcctgtatgggactgtctgtgcttcctggatttgattaactatttccttgcacccttctctggagctcctttaagcagcactcttaatcccctctcctcgtgcaccaggaaacaaacaggcaagaaaaagtctcgtctcttcggcagctccagattttttcccggactccctcccggctatccatggtgcactagcccccttcaggctgtgttcatgcagccaaccgcagtcctctccctgggatccaacctctgatgcccaagcctcagctcccagccactgCCCACCCcacgggtgagcagacaagcctctcaggctggtgagcgctggttggcactgatccccTGTGCGGGATCTCTCTGCATTGCCCTCCGCACCCAtcttgctgcactctcctccatggctccgaagctcccactcttgccacccgcagtctccgcccacgaaggggcttcctagtatgtggaaacctttcctccttcacagctcatccccactggtgcaggtcccatccctattcttttgtctgtttattcttttttcttttaccctacccaggtacgtgggggagtttcttgccttttgggaggtctgaggacttctgccagcattcagtaggtgttctgtaggagttgttccacatgtagatgtatttctgatgtatttgtggggaggaaggtgatcaccacgtcttactcttctgccgtcTTGAAGCTCCTCAGGAGGAAATAATTTGAGGAAGGCAGCTAAGTGGTCAGCATTGTCTTCTGCTAACTTACGTCTGATTTCTAACGGCATTTTATCtcatgtaagtgtgtgtgtgtgtgtgtgtgtgtgtgcgcgcatgcatgtgtgtggacacatatataattaaattGCACAGAAGTCCATTTTCATTCTATTCCTATAGTATAGGTCACTAGAGTTGGCCCTATGGTTCACCACATacttattcaataagtattttgtCCATAGCGAACCCTGGAAGCAAACAAGTGACTATAGATATCTTCTCAGGATTTCTAAATATTCTCCACTCTGAAGCAGGTTTTTGAAGATGGACCAAAAGACCACTGTCGCCCTCCTTGAGCTTGCTGCAAAGAGTCTGCTGAATAATGAGCCTGCAGCTATCCATGCCCTGGACGAAATCCCAAGAGACCTCTTTGTTCCATTGTTCAACGCTGCCTTCTTGGGTGGGCATAAGACGATACTAAGGGCAATGGTGAGGGTTTGGCCTTTTCGCTGTCTCCATATTGGGTCATTGAACACACGAGAGTCATACTATGACATCTTGGAAGCCATGATTGATGGTCTGCAGATCCTCCCTGCCCAGAACTCTTCCTCTTGGTAAGACTATGACCAGTAGAGACACAGGGAGTAAGCAGGAGTGTATGCTGTAGCCTGGGGCAGGGGAATACCTAACGGTCTCCCAACAGTAGCCAGTGGTGAATACTGCAGTCTTTGCAGAGCTGTCGGTCAGCACTTGCGGTCACCTTTGGGACTGTATCGCCTTATAGAATTGATTATAGAATAGAGGATTTATGAATGGATTTGAGTGCGATTACACAAAAGTGGAATATGGGCATTGAGACAGGGAAAGACCGGAGgtgaaggagggggtggggaaaggatgaAAGACGCTGCATTTGTGTGGAAAGAACTTGGTGAATGGCAATGAAGTGAAAACCAGGGTTAAAGTGTTCTGTCCCTGCTTCTCATCATTGATCTTGCTGGGTTATATTAAAATCAGCTATCTCTCATGTgttctgtctcttcctttccttacAGGGGGCCCAAACTGAGGATCCTAGATTTAAGACGTGACCTGGTCTGTAAGACAATATGCTCTGAGATTGGGACCGCATTCCCTTTCTGTTTTAAGTCATGCATTTACTCTCAGCACTCTATCCTTAAGATAGAAGAAGCTCAGCATAGAGTCATGTGCCTCGGGATTGGTAATTCTGGGTCTGAGCCTCAGTCAGCTCAGGAACCCATGGAATTACTAGTGGATATTTCCCTCAATAGTACCTTGAGAACAGAGcaattcctctctttcctttgtaGTAAGATTCAGCAGAATGTTGGGTCCTTGCACGTCTGCTGCAGAGATTTGCAAATCGATAGAATGTCTGGGCACAAAAGTATCCTGCAGTTTCTGGATCTGGGGTGCATTGAGAACCTGGAAATGGATCAGGCTAATCTGAGTGAAGTCGTCACCCTTTTGGCTCAGATGATCCACCTGAACAGCCTTACTCTGTGTAACATCCCCTTTAAAACTTATAATAGAAGGAAATTCAGATCTTTTCTCCTCTGCCTTGGGCGGCTGGACCATCTCCAGGAGCTGAGCTTGTCTTTCTTCTGCCTCACAGATCAACTGCACAAACTGCtcaggtgagggggtggggaggaacctGGGTTCCCTGATCACCTCATTGTTAACACAGAAGAGACCATGCTTGGATCTTCCTAAGCTCCTTGTAACCCATTTCTCTCTTTGCCTCAGCATAGGCACTGCTGGGAGTTTGAACATagctgggggagagaggggtaccTTATGTTGAGCAGCAGATGAGGTTAGAAAAGGAAGctgtgctcattcattcattcattcattcagtgaccGTGGGCAGATCCTAAAAGTCTGTAAATATATTGGTGAAAGACTCAGTCCTTCTCCTATTGGATTTTACAGCTCTctagagaggaaggggaggcatTCAGATGGAGAAACATTAAGCTATAGGACTAATGCACATGCCTATGGATGGGCCCCAATAGTTAACACTGCCAGATAATTTTGCTCCTGCATTAACCCCCAGGCTTACAACCTGAATGGCGAGCTTGTCATCTGGGTACTAGTCAAAGGAAACCCTCAGTTGGCTGCTTTCCCAGACCCATCCTCGCCAAATAAGTGAATCAGATCCAACACTGATTATGTCGTATATACTAAGTGCATGCAATTTCTTCACTTAATCTTTCCCGCAGTTCTGTATAATAATTACTGCTGTGCACGTTTTCAAGATTAAAACCCTGTACCTCAGAGTGGTAAAGTAACTTTCTCAGGGTCACAAATCTATAAAGTCTGATCCCAAAGTCCACATTGTTAACCACTTATTGCAAACCATGAACACAGTAGTTTATTCTAGATCCTTAGGTACCTAAAATTTGGGGGTCATTGCCCTCATTCTTCTGAAATAACcttacatttttctctctgtagaGTTGTGCCACCTCAGTTGGATTCACTGTATCTACCTCACTGTCAGCTTTCTCACAGAGATGTCACTGTCCTGTCCCAGAGCTCTCAGGCCACCCACCTAAGGGTATTGAGTCTCAGTAACAACCACATCTTCTCAGAAGTTTATGAGCCCTTCCAGGCTCTGCTGGAGAAGGTCTCAAGCACCCTGCAACATCTGGTGATAAACAATTGTATGATAACTGATTCTACTCTCTCTGCCGTCATCCCAGCCCTGAGCCACTGTACTCAGCTCCATGTCCTTAGCTTTGCCTTCAATCCCATTACAATGCCTGTGCTCAAGAGCCTTCTGCAGCACTTGACTTCCTTGATGAAGCTGAAGCATGTGATTTATCCTGTCCCTGTCCATTGCTACGAGGAATGGATTATTCATGACCGTTTGGACCGACAGAAACTTGCTGAAGTTCAGGCTCAGTTGGAAGCGATGCTGCACGGGGCACAGAGGAACGACATGAAATGGGTCAGTTGTTCAGAGTGATTTCCACAGCACAGGGAGGTGTTTCAACACTGATGTGTGGCCATGAaagcattcactttttttttttttttttttttgcctgaagcCCAAGTTTGTAGAGACACATATGTAAAGTTCTACTGTTCTAGGAAACTGGGGTTAGTAACGCTGGATATGTAAACTGATCTCTATAAAAGAGGAACTTTAAAACGGAAATAGAGGAATTTGAAAGGTCCGCTGGATCTCTTGCCCACTGCCCTCTACATCCTCTGGTTGGTAACCACAGTGTTGGGTATGTGACGTAAGCTGACCCAGTCATGGTACATCATTTCCTTATCCACACTGATTGGTTCACTTATCCATTTATGGGCACTTGACACAAGTCAGATCAATTGAAACTCTTCCTAGAGGTGGTAGTTGTTGAATAATTTTACCCTCTAGGGACCTGCAAACTTCTTGTGTTTCTGATTACCTCAGGTGGCTTATGAGAAACGATATGCaactaaaaggaaacaaacaaacaatgtcAACTACCTACTGGTATCTTCATCAGCATATTGCTACCTGATTTCCCAGGTCTCAGACCCCTGGCTCAGTTATTCCTTATTCCACACACATTCACCAAGTATCTGTTATGATTTAGGTACTTTTCCAGATGCTAAGAAAGATAAAGTCCCTGATCTCACTCAGAGTGTAGACATTCCTATGATTTATCAGTTTCTCTACTCTTTCTTCGAGGACTTGGGAAATTATTTATTCCCCCATAACACagtatttttttcactctttccccTTACGTAGTCTGCTCAAATGATAATGGCCTCTTTATGCTGTTGGATAGCTGCTCAGGGCTCAGGTTATGACTCAAATGTTACATCCTCAGATAGGTTTTCTCTTACTTCCCCATTTAAGTAGATTTATTCTGCGGCTGCTTTTTCTTAAGGTACCATGTGTATTTCCTTCATGGTACACATTGTTGCCTATGTATTTGctccctctgcccttccactAGAGTTGCACTGCTCAGTATGGTGCCCACTAACCATATGTGGCTTCTGAACTCTAGAAATTTGGCTACTCTCAAATGTGATGTACCCTAGGTGTTGAATGCACTCTGTGTATCCAAGAGTTAGTAAGAAACAAAGGATGTAGAATAACTAATTGATAATTTACGTGTattgtttacattttgaaatgatagcATACTGCATATCAAAGAcagtaaagataaaagaatgtaaaTTAAATTCTTTATATACTTACATGTTAGAATGATAGCATtgtatttcaaagacttagtgaAAAAATGTTGTAATAATTACCTGTTTATATGTTTACATGTCAACGTGATAAAACATTGCATTCCAAAGACtaattgagagaaaataaagttaattaataGGTTGTTCCTACTGTTTATATGTTGAAATGGTAACATAGAAGATGTCAACGATaacagaaaagaatggaaaaaataattagtattttgtgtatagtgtttccttgttgaaatgaaaacagattgcattttcattgttgaaatgaaaacagattgTAGTTTAAAGACTTAGTaagaaagaagaatgtaaaaGTAATGAATGTTGTTTACATTGTTTCCTTGTTGAAATGATAGcacacacattttaaagactCAGTAAGaaattttttacaattatttttttcttattgcttacatgttgaagtgataaactgcatttcaaaaacagagaaaataatgtaaaacttaattaataattaataaaaatagttaataacTTGTTGTTACCTCTATTTTGCTACTGCATTTCTGACTTAGAAAGATAAACGTGTTAAATGAATTGTATATGTTGTTGCTTTGTTGAAATGATAACACATGGCATTTCAAAGACATCATAAAATAAGAATGCAACAAGGCCACCGataccctgacaccaaagccagacaaagacactacagaaaaaggaaatgagagggcAATATCTTTGATTAATACAAATGAAAAGGTCCtggacaaaatattagcaaaacaaatccaacaatatatcaaaaggaccatacaccataaATCacgtaggatttattccagggtcacaaggatgattcaacatttgcaaatcaatcagtgtgagacaccacatcaacaaaatgaaagataaaaatcacatgattatctcaatagaggCAGGAAAATCTTTTGACACAATTgaacatccattcatgacaacaactctcaacaaagtgtgtATAGAGGGAACATGTCCCAACACGACAAGggcatttatgacaaacccacagccaacatcatagtgaatggcgaaaagctgaaagactttccactaaattcaggaacaaggtaaggatgcccactctcaccacttatatttaacatagtactggaagtcttaaccacagcaatcagacgaaaaaagaaataaaaggtacccACACTGGAAGGGACAAGGTAAAACTGTTACTctttgcggatgacatgatactttgtATAGAAAGTTTTAAAGCCTCCgcccaaaaactattagaactaatgaatgaattaagCAAACTTTCAGGAtccaagattaacatacagaaatctgttgcatttctatacactaatagtgAAATATCAccaacagaaatttttttaaaactccatttaaaatcacattgaaaaaactaaaacacctaggagtaaacctaacCAGGGAGGTGAAAGCCCTatctgaaaactatgaaacactgatgcaggaaactgaagatgaacaaagaaatggaaagatatcccatgctgcTGGATTGGAagcattaatattgttaaaatgtccatacttcccaaagtaatctacagatttaatgcaatccccatcatatacccatgccatttttcacagaactagaaccaagaatccaaaaatttatatggaaccacaaagaccccgaattgccaaagcaatcttgagaaaaaagagggTTGAGCCTCTGGAGACCTTGTCTGAGGGGCAAGCTGTGTCTGCACTGGGTAGGATCTCCTGGAAATTTATAAAAGGAAGATCATTTCTGACACCTTGATTATTTGGAAGAGAGTTTGACTGGAGAGAAAGAGTATTTAGGAAATCCATATTATGCACACCCATAAGAAATCATGCCAGTGGACCCTTTTTTAGAAGCCCTTTAAAGCTTAGTAGAAGGccagaaaagaacaggaaaaggtTCGTCCTCCAGCCTAAATTCCCTGTTGTCTGTCCTCTCTCCCATCGCTTCTTTTCATGCTTAGATTCCTTATGG from Lagenorhynchus albirostris chromosome X, mLagAlb1.1, whole genome shotgun sequence includes the following:
- the LOC132513084 gene encoding melanoma antigen preferentially expressed in tumors-like; its protein translation is MDQKTTVALLELAAKSLLNNEPAAIHALDEIPRDLFVPLFNAAFLGGHKTILRAMVRVWPFRCLHIGSLNTRESYYDILEAMIDGLQILPAQNSSSCKIQQNVGSLHVCCRDLQIDRMSGHKSILQFLDLGCIENLEMDQANLSEVVTLLAQMIHLNSLTLCNIPFKTYNRRKFRSFLLCLGRLDHLQELSLSFFCLTDQLHKLLRVVPPQLDSLYLPHCQLSHRDVTVLSQSSQATHLRVLSLSNNHIFSEVYEPFQALLEKVSSTLQHLVINNCMITDSTLSAVIPALSHCTQLHVLSFAFNPITMPVLKSLLQHLTSLMKLKHVIYPVPVHCYEEWIIHDRLDRQKLAEVQAQLEAMLHGAQRNDMKWVSCSE